In Thermococcus stetteri, the following proteins share a genomic window:
- a CDS encoding damage-control phosphatase, which yields MKIHYECFACAANQCQRIVEMGTDDLELRKKGVIEAAKLMANISEDSVPAIFGSEVFLGVYKVIGNDDPFREYKELSNRLAQRVVSDLEKERIDLRTALKLAIIGNVIDFAVGYSPEKIEDDVKEMLQEELYIDHSEELFEALKSAETLLYLTDNCGEIYFDRLFLKKLKEAFPHLEIYIAGKEGPIINDATVEDLKRAGFEEIGKVVSTGTRIVGVPLDRVSDEFRSIFENVDVIIAKGQGNFETLSKIEDERVFYLLKAKCRPIARELGVPQGAMVCIRAR from the coding sequence ATGAAGATCCACTACGAGTGCTTTGCCTGCGCCGCCAACCAGTGCCAGAGGATAGTCGAGATGGGGACAGATGACCTCGAACTGCGGAAGAAGGGCGTCATCGAGGCGGCCAAGCTGATGGCGAACATCAGTGAAGACTCCGTTCCGGCGATCTTCGGGAGTGAGGTCTTCCTCGGCGTTTATAAGGTAATAGGCAACGACGACCCGTTCAGAGAGTACAAGGAGCTCTCCAACAGGCTCGCGCAGAGAGTCGTGAGCGACCTCGAAAAGGAGAGAATAGACCTCAGAACGGCCCTAAAGCTCGCCATCATTGGGAACGTGATAGACTTCGCGGTCGGCTACTCTCCGGAAAAGATAGAGGATGACGTTAAGGAGATGCTTCAGGAAGAGCTTTACATCGACCATTCAGAGGAGCTTTTTGAGGCCCTCAAAAGCGCGGAGACTCTCCTCTACCTAACGGACAACTGCGGGGAGATTTACTTTGACAGGCTGTTCCTGAAAAAGCTCAAAGAGGCCTTCCCGCACCTTGAAATCTACATAGCGGGCAAGGAAGGGCCGATAATAAACGACGCAACGGTCGAAGACCTGAAGAGGGCTGGCTTCGAGGAGATTGGAAAGGTCGTCTCGACGGGAACGAGGATCGTTGGGGTCCCGCTTGACAGGGTTTCAGATGAGTTCAGGTCGATCTTTGAGAACGTCGACGTGATAATCGCGAAGGGACAGGGGAACTTTGAGACGCTGAGCAAGATAGAGGACGAGAGGGTCTTCTACCTGCTCAAGGCGAAGTGCAGGCCGATAGCGAGGGAGCTGGGGGTGCCGCAGGGAGCTATGGTTTGCATAAGGGCTAGGTAG
- a CDS encoding ATP-binding protein codes for MPITFIDREKELAFMESLWQKENSFLPIYGRRRVGKTRLVKEFIRGKPSIYYLARNSTYRDNLLEFSRVALEAYPGSYLTPSSFSSFVDVFRYLSEKGKLIVVIDEFPYLIQSEKKVLSEFQYIVDEIVRNSKIHLILVGSSVGMMEEHVLSQKSPLYGRRDGQIRLQPLDFFSSWKLLGINVEEAVRIYGITGGIPAYLLLFNSFEDVKRVVFTKQGFLYAEGDFLLSSELREPRVYKLILKAVAEGRRRFNEISTFTGIPRSNLFKYVEILERLGFLRREVPVTARPKTKNTRYAIADNYMAFYFRFVERYRNEIELESLDFWEEFLEDYNRYLGEVFEGIAREFLLRLNKRGELPFRFTKIGRWWHKGEEIDLVSLNDRERKALFVEVKWKGLEEREARGILKDVERKAELVGLDGWEKRYGLVAKKVERKEGPRKEGWLVWDLEDFERLRE; via the coding sequence ATGCCAATAACTTTCATTGACAGGGAGAAAGAACTCGCCTTCATGGAGTCCCTCTGGCAAAAGGAGAACTCCTTCCTTCCAATCTACGGCAGGAGGAGGGTTGGAAAGACCCGCTTAGTTAAGGAGTTCATCAGAGGAAAGCCTTCAATCTACTATCTCGCAAGGAACAGCACCTACCGAGACAACCTGCTCGAGTTCTCAAGAGTGGCTCTTGAGGCCTATCCGGGTTCCTACCTTACACCCTCTTCCTTCTCAAGCTTCGTCGATGTCTTCAGGTATCTTAGCGAGAAGGGGAAGCTCATCGTGGTCATTGACGAGTTCCCCTACCTAATCCAGTCCGAGAAAAAGGTTCTGAGCGAGTTCCAGTACATAGTGGACGAAATCGTTAGGAACTCTAAGATTCACCTCATCCTCGTCGGTTCAAGCGTCGGCATGATGGAGGAGCACGTCCTGAGCCAGAAGAGCCCCCTCTACGGGCGGAGGGACGGCCAGATAAGGCTTCAGCCGCTGGACTTCTTCAGCTCCTGGAAGCTATTGGGCATCAACGTGGAGGAGGCCGTAAGGATATATGGGATAACGGGGGGAATTCCCGCCTACCTTCTTCTCTTCAACAGCTTTGAGGACGTTAAGAGGGTCGTCTTCACAAAGCAGGGCTTCCTCTACGCGGAGGGGGACTTCCTCCTGTCGAGCGAGCTGAGGGAGCCGAGGGTCTACAAGCTGATCCTCAAGGCCGTTGCCGAGGGGAGGAGGCGCTTCAACGAGATAAGCACTTTCACAGGAATCCCGCGCTCGAACCTCTTCAAGTACGTAGAGATTCTTGAGAGGCTCGGCTTCCTTAGGCGGGAGGTTCCCGTAACTGCCCGGCCGAAGACCAAGAACACACGCTATGCAATAGCGGACAACTACATGGCCTTCTACTTCCGCTTCGTCGAGAGGTACAGGAACGAAATCGAGCTTGAGAGTCTCGACTTCTGGGAGGAGTTCCTCGAGGATTACAACCGCTACCTTGGGGAGGTTTTCGAAGGGATTGCCAGGGAGTTCCTTCTGAGGCTGAACAAGAGGGGAGAGCTTCCCTTCAGGTTTACCAAGATCGGAAGATGGTGGCACAAGGGAGAGGAGATCGACCTCGTTTCTCTCAACGATCGAGAGAGGAAGGCGCTCTTCGTCGAGGTCAAGTGGAAAGGGCTGGAAGAGAGGGAAGCGCGGGGGATTCTGAAGGACGTGGAGAGGAAGGCGGAGCTGGTCGGGCTTGACGGCTGGGAGAAGCGTTACGGACTGGTCGCCAAAAAAGTCGAGAGGAAGGAAGGGCCAAGAAAGGAGGGCTGGCTGGTCTGGGACTTGGAGGACTTCGAGCGGTTGAGGGAGTAA
- a CDS encoding maleate cis-trans isomerase family protein — protein sequence MYGWRGRLGLIVPSSNTTMEMELHNYLPEGVSLHTSRMPLRNVTEEELVKMSSLAVESAKLLRDADVELILYGCTSGSFIGGKDYEKELEAKIEDEVKVPVISTSTAVIEALKILDAQSLLVITPYTDDINQREKEFLEANEFEVLDIRGLGIEDNLKIGRLEPYEAYRLAKASFLDEADAIFISCTNFRTFEIIEALEEDLSVPVVTSNQASLWLALREMDIMERIPELGRLFTEY from the coding sequence ATGTACGGATGGCGCGGAAGGCTCGGCCTTATAGTTCCGTCTTCCAACACGACGATGGAGATGGAGCTTCACAATTACCTGCCCGAAGGTGTTTCCCTTCATACCTCTAGGATGCCCCTGAGGAACGTTACTGAGGAAGAACTCGTCAAGATGAGCTCCCTAGCTGTGGAGAGCGCGAAGCTGTTGCGGGATGCGGACGTCGAGCTCATCCTCTACGGGTGCACGAGCGGCTCATTCATCGGCGGCAAGGACTACGAGAAGGAGCTGGAGGCGAAGATAGAGGACGAGGTTAAGGTTCCAGTCATAAGCACGAGCACTGCGGTTATCGAGGCCCTCAAGATCCTCGACGCTCAGTCACTGCTTGTCATAACCCCCTACACCGACGATATCAACCAGCGCGAGAAGGAGTTCCTTGAGGCCAACGAGTTCGAGGTTCTAGATATTAGGGGCCTCGGCATAGAGGACAACCTCAAAATCGGCAGGCTCGAACCCTACGAGGCCTACCGCTTGGCCAAGGCGAGCTTCTTAGATGAGGCCGATGCGATCTTCATCAGCTGCACCAACTTCAGGACGTTCGAGATAATTGAAGCCCTTGAGGAAGACCTCAGCGTCCCGGTCGTTACGAGCAACCAGGCCTCTCTCTGGCTCGCCCTGAGGGAGATGGACATCATGGAGAGGATTCCAGAGCTGGGAAGGCTTTTTACTGAGTATTGA
- the pfkC gene encoding ADP-specific phosphofructokinase: MVRELLEKARKLSMFTAYNTNVDTIVYLNGETVQRLIDEFGAEAVKKRIDEYPREINEPLDFVARLVHALKTGKPMAVPLVNEELQAWFDSHFKYDVERMGGQAGIIANLLANLDFKEVLVYTPHLAKRQAEMFVKKPNLFYPVVEDGKLVLKHPWEAYRENDPVKVNRIFEFRAGTTFRLGNETITVPFSGRFIVSARFESIRIYTEPELKPFLPEIGQRVDGAILSGYQGIKLRYSDGKDANYYLREAKKDILLLKREKDVKVHLEFASIQNRELRKKVIYNLFPLVDSVGMDEAEIAYVLSALGYDRLAERIFTYNRIEDAALGGKILIDEMNLELLQIHTIYYIMYIAHADNPLSEAELRQSLELATTLAASRASLGDIMSPDQISVGMNVPYNERGEHVKLRFEEAKRKLRTREYKLVIIPTRLVQNPVSTVGLGDTISTGAFTSYLAMLREKGEL; encoded by the coding sequence ATGGTCAGGGAGCTCCTTGAGAAGGCTAGGAAACTTTCGATGTTCACAGCTTACAACACGAACGTTGACACGATAGTCTATCTAAACGGCGAGACAGTCCAGAGGCTGATAGACGAGTTCGGTGCCGAGGCAGTGAAGAAAAGGATTGACGAGTACCCGAGGGAGATAAACGAGCCCCTTGACTTCGTTGCAAGGCTCGTCCACGCCCTCAAGACTGGAAAGCCGATGGCAGTGCCCCTTGTAAACGAGGAGCTACAGGCGTGGTTTGACTCCCACTTTAAGTACGACGTTGAGAGGATGGGCGGCCAGGCGGGAATTATAGCAAACCTTCTGGCCAACCTCGACTTCAAAGAAGTTCTCGTGTACACCCCCCACCTGGCCAAGAGGCAGGCAGAGATGTTCGTTAAGAAGCCAAACCTTTTCTATCCTGTTGTCGAGGACGGAAAGCTGGTTCTCAAGCACCCCTGGGAGGCATACCGCGAGAACGATCCGGTTAAGGTGAACAGGATTTTTGAGTTCAGGGCCGGAACGACTTTCAGACTCGGAAACGAGACGATAACCGTCCCATTCTCCGGCAGGTTCATTGTTTCGGCGCGCTTCGAGAGCATAAGGATATACACCGAGCCGGAGCTGAAGCCCTTCCTTCCCGAGATCGGCCAGCGCGTTGACGGTGCTATCCTGTCGGGCTATCAGGGCATAAAACTAAGATATTCCGACGGAAAGGACGCCAACTACTACCTCAGGGAAGCGAAAAAGGACATACTCCTGCTCAAGCGAGAGAAGGACGTCAAAGTTCACCTTGAGTTCGCCTCAATTCAGAACCGCGAGCTGAGGAAGAAGGTGATATACAACCTCTTCCCGCTCGTGGACAGCGTTGGGATGGACGAGGCGGAGATAGCCTACGTTCTCAGCGCTCTGGGCTACGACAGGCTCGCCGAGAGGATATTCACCTACAACCGCATCGAGGATGCCGCCCTTGGCGGGAAGATTCTCATCGACGAGATGAACCTTGAGTTGCTCCAGATACACACGATATATTACATCATGTACATCGCCCACGCCGACAACCCGCTGAGCGAGGCGGAGCTGAGGCAGAGCCTCGAGCTCGCGACGACCCTCGCCGCTTCGAGGGCTTCCCTCGGCGACATAATGTCCCCCGACCAGATAAGCGTTGGCATGAACGTCCCCTACAACGAGCGCGGCGAGCACGTCAAGCTACGCTTTGAAGAGGCAAAGAGGAAGCTGAGGACAAGGGAGTACAAGCTCGTAATAATCCCGACGAGGCTCGTCCAGAACCCGGTGTCAACAGTTGGTCTTGGTGATACCATCTCTACGGGAGCCTTCACGAGCTATCTGGCGATGCTGAGGGAGAAGGGTGAGCTTTGA
- a CDS encoding DUF835 domain-containing protein produces the protein MCMLRVFRPIMRMSKEDKSDNLYHFKIVHSLDEIPEERAVVIGRAGMKVPRRWKLIPVSSVKGYFGPRELHRILEGIVEHLKHDPDVPIVIACPEYLAIYNGFESVLKFLHLVRDYAILTGGRIYLVTDPMAWDPRQIALLRGLES, from the coding sequence ATGTGTATGCTGAGGGTGTTTAGACCAATAATGAGGATGTCAAAGGAGGATAAATCCGATAATTTGTATCACTTTAAGATAGTTCACTCACTCGATGAAATCCCAGAGGAGAGAGCCGTGGTAATAGGGAGGGCGGGCATGAAAGTCCCAAGAAGATGGAAGCTAATACCAGTTAGCTCGGTTAAGGGATACTTTGGACCCAGAGAACTTCACAGGATCCTTGAAGGCATTGTCGAGCACCTGAAGCATGACCCCGATGTGCCCATCGTCATCGCCTGCCCGGAGTACCTCGCGATTTACAACGGTTTCGAGAGCGTCCTTAAGTTCCTCCATCTCGTTAGGGACTACGCCATACTAACCGGCGGGCGGATCTACCTTGTAACAGATCCGATGGCCTGGGATCCAAGACAGATCGCCCTTCTCCGCGGGCTGGAAAGCTAA
- the thiI gene encoding tRNA uracil 4-sulfurtransferase ThiI yields the protein MFNVVIVRYGEIGTKSRQTRRWFENILMNNIREALVSEGIDFKKVEAKHGRVIVRTNRAKEALEVLTRVFGIVSLSPAMEVDAELEKINKTALKLFRKKKRESGLERPKFRVTARRITKEFPLKSPEIQAKVGEYILENEESEVDLHDYDIEVGVELMEGKAYIFTDKIRAWGGLPIGTQGKVVALLSGGIDSPVAAFLMMKRGVEVIPVHIYMGEKTLEKVRKIWNQLKKYHYGGKAELIVVKPQNREEMLKKIRELGKEKYTCVLCKFMMVRHADRIAKEFGAKGIVMGDSLGQVASQTLENMYIVSQASDLPIYRPLIGLDKEEIVEIAKKIGTFELSTLPEDEIPFIPKHPVIRGSWEEFKKIYKAIFGEEPKKVEC from the coding sequence ATGTTCAACGTGGTCATCGTGAGGTACGGCGAGATCGGGACTAAATCGAGGCAGACGAGAAGGTGGTTTGAGAACATACTCATGAACAACATCAGAGAGGCGCTGGTGAGCGAGGGGATTGACTTCAAGAAGGTAGAAGCGAAGCACGGAAGGGTCATCGTCAGGACTAACAGGGCCAAAGAAGCCCTCGAAGTTCTCACGAGGGTCTTCGGGATAGTCTCACTCTCGCCTGCTATGGAAGTCGATGCCGAGCTTGAGAAGATCAACAAGACCGCCCTCAAGCTCTTCCGGAAGAAAAAGCGGGAGTCGGGCCTGGAAAGGCCAAAGTTCAGGGTTACTGCCAGGAGGATAACCAAAGAGTTCCCGCTCAAAAGCCCGGAAATTCAGGCCAAGGTCGGTGAGTACATCCTCGAGAACGAGGAGAGCGAGGTTGATCTTCACGACTATGACATAGAGGTCGGCGTTGAGCTGATGGAGGGAAAGGCCTACATCTTCACAGATAAGATCAGGGCCTGGGGAGGACTCCCGATAGGGACGCAGGGCAAGGTGGTGGCACTGCTCAGCGGGGGTATAGACTCACCGGTCGCGGCCTTCTTGATGATGAAGCGCGGCGTTGAGGTCATTCCCGTCCACATCTACATGGGCGAGAAGACCCTTGAAAAGGTGCGCAAAATATGGAACCAGCTCAAAAAGTACCACTACGGCGGAAAGGCCGAGCTGATCGTCGTAAAGCCGCAGAACAGGGAGGAGATGCTGAAGAAGATCAGGGAGCTCGGGAAGGAGAAGTACACCTGCGTCCTGTGCAAGTTCATGATGGTGAGGCACGCTGACAGGATAGCGAAGGAGTTCGGCGCGAAGGGAATAGTAATGGGTGATTCGCTCGGCCAGGTGGCTTCCCAAACCCTCGAGAACATGTACATCGTCAGCCAGGCGAGCGATCTGCCGATCTACCGTCCGCTCATAGGCCTCGACAAGGAGGAGATCGTCGAAATAGCGAAGAAGATAGGTACGTTTGAACTTTCCACCCTTCCCGAGGATGAGATACCATTTATCCCGAAGCACCCTGTAATCAGGGGCTCATGGGAGGAATTTAAGAAGATATACAAGGCGATATTCGGCGAAGAGCCGAAGAAAGTGGAATGTTGA
- the serK gene encoding L-serine kinase SerK yields MGVEKVPKYDIPVKKVEYVFIELDKMKPHEQLVQKELEAFIESVTGSGIFWKPMLLAKVPGEDMYLIVDGHHRWAGLQKLGAKRAPSVILDYFSDDVKVYTWYPAFKGDLNEVVERLKEEGLEVIEDPEAEEKAERGEIAFALVGEKSFAIPGSLEEQKKVSKVLDEMSVEGRIELIYYGLKEDAREDMAKGEIDYVFIRKAPTKEEVMELVKRGEVYSPKTTRHVLPFIPDMIDVKLEELF; encoded by the coding sequence ATGGGAGTTGAAAAGGTCCCGAAGTACGACATTCCTGTCAAGAAGGTTGAGTACGTTTTCATCGAGCTCGACAAGATGAAGCCCCACGAACAGCTCGTCCAGAAGGAGCTTGAGGCTTTTATAGAGAGCGTTACCGGCTCAGGGATATTCTGGAAGCCCATGCTCCTCGCGAAGGTTCCCGGCGAGGACATGTACCTCATCGTTGACGGTCACCACCGCTGGGCCGGCCTCCAGAAGCTCGGGGCAAAGAGGGCCCCGTCGGTTATCCTGGACTACTTCAGCGACGACGTGAAGGTCTACACCTGGTACCCTGCCTTCAAGGGCGACCTCAACGAGGTGGTTGAGAGGCTCAAGGAGGAAGGCCTTGAGGTCATCGAGGATCCGGAGGCTGAGGAGAAGGCCGAGAGGGGAGAGATAGCCTTCGCCCTCGTCGGCGAGAAGAGCTTCGCCATACCCGGTTCCCTCGAGGAGCAGAAGAAGGTCAGCAAGGTTCTCGACGAGATGAGCGTTGAAGGCAGGATAGAGCTCATCTACTACGGCCTCAAGGAGGATGCGAGGGAGGACATGGCCAAGGGCGAGATAGACTACGTCTTCATCAGGAAAGCTCCAACGAAGGAAGAAGTCATGGAGCTCGTCAAGCGCGGCGAGGTTTATTCACCTAAGACCACGAGGCACGTCCTTCCATTCATCCCAGACATGATCGACGTTAAGCTAGAGGAGCTCTTCTGA
- a CDS encoding DUF763 domain-containing protein, producing the protein MRNIADLPLHGGHVPAWLAQRMRKLTRLVLLLAVEEYGTKGLLERLSDPVWFHAFNNLIGMDWDSSGSTTVTAGMIKDALWKEELGVKAAGGKGKKSRATPEELKRIASLYELDPEPYVRTSRLVAKVDTVALQTDYQLYHHVFFLDEEGNWAVIQQGMNERERMARRFHWFDAETFTLDPHKAIAGLQREFALNTVSGEAREYQKTLLDVVQESPVKIERELESLKAIAKGYRPLIYYKPREPWEKDLIKRYESLGRFELNKRALEFARELSVSNYEEFLLLKGLGPSTLRALSLVLELVYDVHPSWKDPVTHPPDPFKFAYAVGGKDRVPFPIDKPAYDELISFLEELVSKYPEEKALVRNVTKITKNWKFPEDEKRAT; encoded by the coding sequence ATGAGGAACATTGCTGACCTGCCCCTCCACGGCGGGCACGTCCCAGCGTGGCTTGCCCAGAGGATGAGGAAGCTCACTAGGTTAGTCCTCCTTCTCGCGGTGGAGGAGTACGGGACGAAGGGCCTCCTAGAGAGGCTCTCCGACCCTGTGTGGTTCCACGCCTTTAACAACCTCATAGGTATGGACTGGGACTCCTCCGGCTCGACAACTGTAACTGCGGGAATGATAAAGGATGCCCTCTGGAAGGAGGAGCTCGGAGTTAAAGCGGCCGGTGGAAAGGGAAAGAAGAGCCGTGCAACACCGGAGGAGCTGAAGAGGATAGCCTCTCTTTACGAACTCGACCCGGAGCCGTACGTGAGAACCTCCCGCCTGGTTGCCAAGGTCGATACGGTAGCACTCCAGACGGACTACCAGCTCTACCACCACGTCTTCTTTCTCGATGAGGAAGGCAACTGGGCTGTCATTCAGCAGGGGATGAACGAGAGGGAGAGGATGGCGAGGCGCTTCCACTGGTTCGATGCCGAAACATTCACACTCGACCCCCACAAGGCAATCGCCGGCCTGCAGAGGGAGTTCGCCCTCAACACGGTCTCAGGGGAAGCTAGAGAGTATCAGAAGACGCTCCTCGACGTTGTCCAGGAGAGTCCGGTAAAGATAGAGCGGGAGCTCGAAAGTCTAAAAGCCATCGCAAAGGGCTACCGGCCACTGATTTATTACAAACCGAGGGAGCCGTGGGAGAAAGACCTGATAAAGCGCTACGAGAGCCTTGGAAGGTTTGAGCTCAACAAGCGGGCCTTGGAGTTCGCCAGGGAGCTGAGCGTCAGCAACTACGAGGAGTTCCTGCTTTTGAAGGGCCTCGGGCCGAGCACGCTCAGGGCCCTCTCGCTGGTTCTTGAGCTGGTGTACGATGTGCACCCGAGCTGGAAGGATCCGGTCACTCACCCTCCCGACCCGTTCAAGTTCGCCTACGCGGTGGGAGGGAAGGACAGAGTTCCGTTCCCGATAGACAAACCAGCCTACGACGAGCTTATCTCCTTCCTTGAGGAGCTTGTGTCGAAGTATCCAGAGGAAAAGGCCCTTGTGAGGAACGTGACGAAAATAACGAAGAACTGGAAGTTCCCGGAGGATGAGAAGAGGGCGACGTAA